The stretch of DNA GGGGTCGAACCGACGGCCATGACCCTGATCGCCGAACTCCGGATCTCCGGCGACCCGTTCGCACTGGGTCGGGCGCTGGAGGCGGCCCCCGGGATGCGCGTCGAAACCGAGTACAGCGTCTCCGCCCCGGTCGGCCCCGTCGTATTCCTCTGGGCCCGGGGCGGAGAGTTCGAGGCGTTCGAGTCGGCGCTGCCCGAGGATCCCACAGTACAGGAGTTCGAGCTGATCGAGGACGGCGGCGACCGGCGGCTGTACGAGGTCGTACTCGACGACACCTCAGGCCTCATCGACCCGGGCGTGTTACACCGACAGACCAGCGCCTCCCAGCTTCGGATGGTGACGGGGGCGAACTACGCAATCGTCACGGAGCGGCTGCCCGACCACGAGTCGCTGGCGGCGTACATCGCCCGCTGCCGCGACCACGGCTACGAGGTGGAACTGCTCCGGGCGTACCCTGCCGACGACCAACACGAGCGGTACGACCTCTCGGCGAAACAGGTCGAGGCGCTCTGTGCGGCGCTGGAGGCGGGCTACTTCGAGACGCCCCGCGACACTGACCTCGATACGCTGGCCGAGGCGTTCGACATCTCCGAACAGGCGCTCTCCGAGCGGCTCCGACGCGGCGTCGCCGCGGTGTTGCAGTCGACGATCGGCGAACTCGACGGGCACGAGCGCCCCCCCGGCGTCGGGCGGGTCGACGCGTCGGGCTCGGGGACGCCACCCGGATGAACGGCGTACGTATTTTATAAAACCCGTACCACACAAGCCAAAAGACTACCCCGGACGCCGTCGAAGAAGTTCATGTCCACCGGCGTCTTCACGCCGGATGGGCTGCCTCTGACAATCGGGGTGTGACCCCCTTCCCGTCCACCCCTTTCGTTCTGCCCCATAACCTTAGTAACAGGCCGGCGAAGCGGGAGCCGTGAGCCTCATCGCCGAACTCCGCCTGGCCGACGCGTGGTTGGTGCTGCGGCCGTCGCTGGAGGCGGCGCCCGAGATGACCCTGAAACGGGAGTGGGCGACCGCTGCCGACCGGACTTCCGACCCCATGCTGTTCGTGTGGGCCTCGGGCGGCGACTTCGAGGCGTTCGAGGCGGCGCTCCCCGACGACCCGACGATCGGCGAACACGAGTGTATCGACGACCGCGGCGACCGGCGGCTCTACCAGGTGACCGTCAACCGTGAGATCACCACCAACCCCGCGCCGATCGAGCGCGAGACCGGCGCCTCGCGGCTCTCGATCGAGACGACCGTCGACGGCGCGGTGCTCGAACTCCGGCTCCCGAACCGTGAGGCCCTGACCGAGTACATCAGTCGCCTCCGCGAGAACGGGTTCACCGTCGATCTGCTCCGGGCTCACGACGCCGACGACGCCGGGGGGAGCGAGTACGGGCTCTCCGAGAAACAGGCCGCGGCAGTTCGGGAGGCGCTGCGGGCGGGCTACTTCGAGGTGCCCCGCGAGACGGACCTCGGAACGCTGTCCGAGGAGTTCGACATCTCCGAACAGGCCCTCTCCGAGCGCCTCCGCCGCGGCGTCTCGTCGGTGCTCGCGTCGACGGTCGGCGAACCGACGGAGCCACAGGTCGGTCCCGTGGGAGAACCGGTCCCCGGGACCGGCGGTGCGGCCGACGACGAGTAGCTTACAGGAAGCTCTCGACGTGGTCGGCGACCTCCTCGGGGGTGTCGCCGACGGGGACGCCCGCGTCGTTGAGCGCGTCGATCTTGCTCTCGGCGGTGCCGGTGCCGCTACCGGAGACGATGGCGCCGGCGTGGCCCATCCGCTTGCCCGGCGGCGCCGTGCGGCCGGCGATGAAGCCGGCGACCGGCGTCTCCATGTTCTCCGCGATGTACGCGGCGGCCTGCTCCTCGTCCTCGCCGCCGATCTCGCCGCACATCACGACAGCCTCGGTCTCGTCGTCCTGCTCGAACAGTTCGAGCGCGTCGATGAACGAGGTGCCGATGATCGGGTCGCCGCCGATCCCGACGGCAGTGCTCTGGCCGATCCCGCGCTGGGTGAGGTTGTCGACGACCTGATAGGTCAGGGTGCCCGAGCGGGAGACGAGCCCGACGTTCCCCTCGGCGAAGATGTTGCCCGGAAGGATGCCGAGTTTGGCCTCGCCGGGAGTGATGATGCCCGGACAGTTCGGGCCGAGCAGGCGGGTGTCGACCTCCGAGAGGCGCTTGTTCACCTTCGCCATGTCCTGTGTGGGGACGCCCTCGGTGATCGCGACTGCGAGGTCGACGGGGGCGTCGAGCGCCTCGAAGATCGCGTCGCCGGCGAACGCCGGCGGGACGAAGATCACGGAGGCGTCGGCGTCCTCCTCGATCGCGGCCTCCTGGACGGTGTCGTAGACGGGGACGCCCGCGGAGGTCTGGCCGCCCTTGCCGGGGACGGCGCCGGCGACCACGTTGGTGCCGTACTCGATCATCTGCTCGGCGTGGAAGTTCCCCTCCCCGCCGGTGATGCCCTGTACCACCACGCGCGTGTCGTCGTCGACGAGAATGCTCACGCGAACCACCTCGTGGTGAGCGTGAGGTTATCGTGCGTGAGCGAGCGACCGTCGGGAGCGAGTGATCGTACGATAGAACTCATTGGTTCACCTCCTCGGCGTCAGCAACCGCACGCTGGACCGCCGACTCCAGCGTCTTCTCGACCGTCACGAGGTCGGTGTTCAGGATCTCCATCCCCTCCTCGGCGTTGGTCCCGGCCAGCCGGACCGTCACCGGCTTGGGGATCTCGTCGAACTGCTCCAGGGCCTCGTTGATCCCCTTGGCGACCTCGTCGCCGCGGGTGATCCCGCCGAAGATGTTGAATACGACCGAATCGACGTTCTCGTCGGAGAACACCATGTCCAGCGCGTGGGTGACGCGTTCGGCCTTGGCGCCGCCGCCGATGTCGAGGAAGTTCGCGGGCGTGCCGCCGTAGTAGTCGACGAGGTCGAGCGTCGTCATCACGAGCCCGGCGCCGTTGCCGATGATGCCGACGTTCCCCGACAGTCGGACGTAGTCGAAGCCGTACTCGCCGGCCTTGCGTTCGAGGTCGTCCGTGTAGCTGTCCTCCTCCATCTCGGCGAGCTCGGGCTGGCGGAACAGCGCGTCCTCGTCGATGTTCATCACGGCGTCGGCGGCGACGACCTCGTCGTCGGCCGTGATCATCACGGGGTTGACCTCGATCTCGGAGGCGTCGGAGCGCTCGTAGAGGTCGAACAGGGTCCGGAGGATACTCGCCACGTCGCCGGCGAACTGCCGGTCGACGCCGGCCTCGTAGACGACCTTCCGGGACTCGTAGGGGTGCATCCCGAACGCGGGGTCGACGTGTTCGCGGGCGATCGCCTCGGGGGTCTCCTCGGCGACCTCCTCGATGTCGACGCCGCCCTCGGTCGAGACCATCGCGACCGGCTCGCCGGCCGAGCGGTCCATCGTGACGCCGACGTACAGTTCGTCGACGAAGTCGACGCCGGCCTCCACGAGCACGCGCTCGACGGTGTAGCCTTTGAGGTCCATGCCGAGGATCGACTCGGCGGCCTCGCGGGCCTCGTCCTCGCTCGTGACGATCTCGATGCCGCCGGCCTTCCCGCGGCCGCCGACGTGGACCTGTGCCTTGATCGCGGCGGGGTAACCGATCTCCCCGACGGCCTCGACGACCTCGTCGACCGAGGAAGCGAGCCGCGACTCCGGTACCGGGATGCCGGCGTCGGCAAACACCTCCTTGGCCTGATACTCGTGTAGTTTCATCGCCTAGAG from Halolamina sediminis encodes:
- a CDS encoding helix-turn-helix domain-containing protein, producing the protein MTLIAELRISGDPFALGRALEAAPGMRVETEYSVSAPVGPVVFLWARGGEFEAFESALPEDPTVQEFELIEDGGDRRLYEVVLDDTSGLIDPGVLHRQTSASQLRMVTGANYAIVTERLPDHESLAAYIARCRDHGYEVELLRAYPADDQHERYDLSAKQVEALCAALEAGYFETPRDTDLDTLAEAFDISEQALSERLRRGVAAVLQSTIGELDGHERPPGVGRVDASGSGTPPG
- a CDS encoding helix-turn-helix domain-containing protein, translating into MSLIAELRLADAWLVLRPSLEAAPEMTLKREWATAADRTSDPMLFVWASGGDFEAFEAALPDDPTIGEHECIDDRGDRRLYQVTVNREITTNPAPIERETGASRLSIETTVDGAVLELRLPNREALTEYISRLRENGFTVDLLRAHDADDAGGSEYGLSEKQAAAVREALRAGYFEVPRETDLGTLSEEFDISEQALSERLRRGVSSVLASTVGEPTEPQVGPVGEPVPGTGGAADDE
- the sucD gene encoding succinate--CoA ligase subunit alpha, giving the protein MSILVDDDTRVVVQGITGGEGNFHAEQMIEYGTNVVAGAVPGKGGQTSAGVPVYDTVQEAAIEEDADASVIFVPPAFAGDAIFEALDAPVDLAVAITEGVPTQDMAKVNKRLSEVDTRLLGPNCPGIITPGEAKLGILPGNIFAEGNVGLVSRSGTLTYQVVDNLTQRGIGQSTAVGIGGDPIIGTSFIDALELFEQDDETEAVVMCGEIGGEDEEQAAAYIAENMETPVAGFIAGRTAPPGKRMGHAGAIVSGSGTGTAESKIDALNDAGVPVGDTPEEVADHVESFL
- the sucC gene encoding ADP-forming succinate--CoA ligase subunit beta gives rise to the protein MKLHEYQAKEVFADAGIPVPESRLASSVDEVVEAVGEIGYPAAIKAQVHVGGRGKAGGIEIVTSEDEAREAAESILGMDLKGYTVERVLVEAGVDFVDELYVGVTMDRSAGEPVAMVSTEGGVDIEEVAEETPEAIAREHVDPAFGMHPYESRKVVYEAGVDRQFAGDVASILRTLFDLYERSDASEIEVNPVMITADDEVVAADAVMNIDEDALFRQPELAEMEEDSYTDDLERKAGEYGFDYVRLSGNVGIIGNGAGLVMTTLDLVDYYGGTPANFLDIGGGAKAERVTHALDMVFSDENVDSVVFNIFGGITRGDEVAKGINEALEQFDEIPKPVTVRLAGTNAEEGMEILNTDLVTVEKTLESAVQRAVADAEEVNQ